The proteins below are encoded in one region of Coffea arabica cultivar ET-39 chromosome 4c, Coffea Arabica ET-39 HiFi, whole genome shotgun sequence:
- the LOC113739068 gene encoding uncharacterized protein produces MSSAPEASERSAMVTSPDFTALGAQLNEVLGKFNELSAEMAAQRRVIDQLVASNNGGGVPNDQEPIDNHPPALDYQPLHTSNTQTPFFPPCANPLENTFTRLNSDFSYMHPNYVLVNPTSSQIPQTHPQTNLNIPPNPQGPHHHTAEPFVLDTGSQGKAAMEEQPTPIDKDLLRRLDRFDDFMRKNQGLSRHGGLDYDELCLFPDIQLPLGFKTPKFSKYDGTGNPKTHLKMFANKLGKPMDDESLPMRLFPESLEGDALDWYSNLKSEEVKTWLDLSTAFVKQYEFNCELAPTRTTLEGTKRKPSEDHKTYAKRWRKLAAKVEPPMTEEEIVRTFIKTHDPPYFEEIFRMTGSPFAAIINKLEEYDEFVKAGKIVNVSALKLQLDALQNQSNNGKKPPFKKKEGETAFIWDQGPSFRPTNHPTYSFPYPYYTNPQPVYHTTTQFHHSRPNHLNTSPLPPTPQPVFQNHSRPIYHSRPTLQNNNPSQNPLQTSGIQTQRQFRTFTNLGRPIDQLYEQLKATGKIGTVPPKIYPRGPPAGYDPHVICAYHSGSPGHTTGNCWALKHKIQDMIDSGDILLRRKGEQGPNVSKNPLPEHGSTVGVIIADEDFVDPSQYIVDETEVFGVMETDHVEMRKLLSVKESITKDSTEEKLKSFVFEKEEPFMVEGGPSEVDNSEVPFILDLPSFEWDISEPAILEFPEQMPVNNLQEVPWNYEEPSLLIGGKDCLKEDISTITRSGKIVGNSDIDVQSRAKVKSPTPKPRVSENEAVDFLKMLKRSEYKIVEQLDRMPAQISFLNLLLTSELHREALLKILNEAQVPKDIPVDKFSNIVGNVLAANYITFSDDDLTAEGIGHNRALYISVRCNGKLLPRVLVDNGSALNICPWNTLTKLGFFDIKLRPSATVVRGFDGSRRESMGEADLVLEIGPAQFQVTCQVMDFSSVYNILLGRPWIHASNSVPSSLHQMLRFIVNDQLITVFAEDDCTMIIDAKFKGEDRKGTPISSHHVADIVSVGWASRDKSFTQSNLPEASIMMAREMIRGGYEIGKGLGRELQGILEPIEIPTQKDTFGLGFHPTAKDRKEMQARKQAEKKGKQTALYIPPLYHIFPRPSEVIMPETKNPVEEIEVDLSQLFVGATCEEEPLETAEFLPITEGAIQNWTADYLPSRREFRWPQIKSFDPLDVTILEFDGCNLDISHELEIMQSEIQSESDTEEEFESISRDLKQYEEKPKPNLEETEIINIGTKTEVKEVKVSIHLNRKQKEEMIEFLMFFQDVFAWSYDDMSGISTDIVVHRLPTNPNFLPVKQKPRKFKPEMSLKIKEQIVKQLNAKIIMVSHYPIWLSNPVPVPKKSGEVRVCVDYRDLNKASPKDDFPLPNIHILLDNTAGHEIESFGDCFAGYHQILMAEEDREKTSFITPWGTFCYRVMPFGLKNAGATYQRTMTTLFHDMIHKEMEVYVDDIIIKSKKIEDHLVDLKKLFERLRKYNLKLNPAKCAFGAPAGKLLGFIVSKKGLEIDPAKIEAIRDMPIPKSQKDVKSFLGKINFIGRFIAQLTSTCEPLFKLLKKNAPMDWNEDCQLAFDKIKNYLLNPPVLVPPQPGRPLIMYLSVRDEAVGCVLGQHDESGRKEQAIYYLSKKFTAYEANYSFLERSCCALAWAAQKLRHYLLGYTTYLISRSDPLKYLLEKSMPTGRMAKWQMILSEFDIVFTTQKAVKGQAIADHLAENPRDDDYQPLHTYFPDEEILFVGAVEDMSEQYPGWRLFFDGASNSFGAGIGAVLVSPEGKHYPATAKLQFPCTNNMAEYEACIFGLKMALDMEIKDLIAFSDSDLLVHQTLKQWVTRDSKIMLYHCNLLSLASKFRNLELRHIPRTRNAFADALATLSSMIQHPDELVIEPIQIQLQNGPAHCLVTERVTDGRSWYKDVKEFMKTGSYPPDTDSVAKSFLRRMSSRFFLNGEVLYKKTSDLGLLRCINEEEADYMMKEMHSGVCGPHMNGHLLAKKIMRTGYFWLTMEHDCVDFVRKCVKCQMHGDVIRAPPTELHSMTAPWPCSIWGMDVIGTIDPPASNGHRFILVAIEYFTKWVEAASYKHVTKKVVADFLRNNIICRFGVPETLITDNAKNLNNDMVDGLCEQFKIKHRNSAIYRPQMNGAVEAANKNLKKIIRKMTEAHRDWHEKLPYALMAYRTTIRTSTGATPYSLMYGMEAVLPAEVEIPSLRILMEAQIEEAEWVRERQEQLSLIDEKRLNAVCHGQCYQQRMARAYNKKVKPRLFEVGDKVLKRILPMQDEAKGKFAPNWQGPFIVKKVLSGGALILMEMDGQVFPQPINADMCKKFFI; encoded by the exons atgagttcagcGCCTGAAGCTTCGGAAAGATCTGCTATGGTTACATCACCGGACTTCACAGCATTGGGAGCTCAGTTAAATGAGGTACTTGGCAAGTTCAATGAGTTAAGTGCTGAAATGGCCGCACAAAGGCGTGTAATTGATCAGCTGGTCGCTAGCAACAATGGTGGTGGGGTCCCAAACGACCAAGAACCTATCGATAATCACCCACCTGCACTAGACTATCAACCACTCCATACATCCAATACCCAAACACCTTTCTTTCCTCCTTGCGCTAACCCACTTGAAAATACCTTCACCCGACTAAATTCAGATTTTTCCTATATGCATCCGAATTATGTATTGGTGAACCCAACCAGTAGTCAAATCCCTCAAACCCATCCACAAACCAATCTGAACATTCCCCCCAACCCTCAGGGACCCCACCACCATACTGCAGAGCCTTTTGTACTGGATACTGGATCTCAAGGGAAGGCGGCGATGGAAGAACAACCTACACCCATTGATAAAGATTTGTTAAGAAGATTGGACCGATTCGATGATTTTATGAGAAAGAATCAAGGGTTGAGCAGGCATGGTGGTTTGGACTACGATGAATTATGTCTTTTCCCAGATATTCAGCTACCGTTGGgattcaaaacccctaaatttagCAAGTATGATGGAACTGGAAATCCTAAGACGCACCTCAaaatgtttgccaacaagttaggTAAACCTATGGATGACGAGAGTTTGCCTATGCGTCTATTTCCGGAAAGTTTGGAGGGAGATGCTCTAGAttggtattcaaatttgaaatctgaagaGGTCAAAACCTGGTTGGATCTATCAACTGCTTTTGTGAAGCAGTATGAATTTAACTGTGAGTTGGCACCAACACGAACCACACTGGAGGGTACGAAAAGAAAGCCGTCGGAAGATCACAAGACCTACGCAAAACGGTGGAGAAAGTTAGCTGCCAAAGTGGAGCCTCCTATGACTGAGGAGGAGATTGTTCGTACTTTCATCAAGACTCACGATCCACCCTATTTTGAAGAGatctttcgcatgactggaagTCCATTTGCTGCTATCATTAACAAATTGGAGGAGTATGATGAATTTGTCAAAgcaggaaagattgttaatgtgtctgcatTAAAGTTGCAATTAGATGCTCTACAAAATCAAAGCAACAATGGGAAAAAACCCccattcaagaagaaagaaggagaaacTGCTTTTATATGGGATCAGGGCCCGTCTTTCAGACCCACAAACCATCCCACCTATTCTTTTCCTTACCCGTATTACACCAATCCTCAACCAGTCTACCACACCACTACCCAATTCCATCATTCTCGACCAAATCATTTGAATACCTCGCCCTTACCTCCAACTCCACAACCTGTTTTTCAAAATCACTCTCGTCCCATTTATCATTCCAGACCAACCCTGCAAAACAATAACCCTTCTCAAAATCCTTTGCAAACCAGTGGAATTCAAACTCAGAGGCAATTTCGAACCTTCACCAACTTGGGCCGACCTATTGATCAGTTGTATGAGCAATTAAAAGCAACTGGAAAAATTGGCACTGTTCCTCCCAAAATCTATCCTAGAGGTCCTCCTGCTGGTTATGATCCGCATGTaatctgtgcttatcattctggaaGTCCAGGTCATACCACTGGCAATTGTTGGgctttaaaacataaaattcagGACATGATTGACTCTGGAGACATCCTTCTCAGAAGAAAAGGAGAGCAGGGACCGAATGTTAGTAAGAATCCTCTTCCTGAGCATGGGAGCACTGTGGGGGTTATCATCGCTGATGAAGATTTTGTCGACCCCAGTCAGTACATTGTAGATGAAACTGAAGTATTTGGCGTGATGGAGACTGACCATGTGGAGATGAGGAAACTACTGTCTGTTAAAGAGTCCATAACTAAGGATAGTACTgaggaaaaattaaaatcttTTGTGTTTGAGAAAGAAGAGCCATTTATGGTAGAAGGAGGGCCCTCCGAGGTTGACAATTCTGAGgttccttttattttggatctTCCTTCTTTTGAATGGGATATATCAGAGCCTGCCATTCTCGAATTTCCAGAGCAAATGCCTGTCAATAACTTGCAAGAGGTACCATGGAACTACGAGGAGCCCAGTCTGTTAATTGGGGGTAAAGATTGTTTGAAGGAAGATATATCTACTATTACTAGATCTGGAAAAATTGTGGGAAACTCCGATATTGATGTTCAATCCAGGGCCAAAGTTAAATCTCCGACACCCAAGCCTCGTGTGTCTGAAAATGAAGCTGTAGATTTTCTGAAAATGCTGAAAAGAAGCGAGTACAAAATAGTGGAGCAGTTGGATAGGATGCCTGCTCAGATttcttttctgaatcttctcttgaCTTCCGAGCTGCACAGAGAAGCATTGCTCAAAATTCTGAACGAAGCTCAAGTCCCTAAAGATATTCCGGTGGATAAATTTTCTAACATCGTGGGGAATGTACTTGCTGCTAATTATATTACCTTCTCCGATGATGATCTGACTGCAGAAGGGATCGGGCATAACAGAGCTTTGTATATATCGGTCCGTTGCAATGGAAAGCTGTTGCCGAGGGTTTTAGTGGATAATGGGTCAGCGTTGAATATCTGTCCATGGAACACTCTCACCAAGCTTGgattttttgatattaaactcCGTCCATCTGCAACTGTGGTTCGAGGATTTGATGGTTCAAGGAGGGAATCTATGGGTGAAGCAGATCTCGTATTGGAGATAGGCcctgctcaattccaagttactTGCCAAGTCATGGATTTCTCCAGTGTTTACAACATTTTACTTGGAAGACCTTGGATACATGCTTCCAATTCAGTGCCATCTTCTTTGCATCAAATGTTGAGATTTATTGTGAATGATCAGCTCATTACTGTATTTGCTGAGGATGACTGTACcatgatcattgatgcaaaattCAAAGGTGAAGACAGAAAAGGGACTCCAATTTCATCTCATCATGTTGCTGACATAGTCTCTGTAGGATGGGCATCTAGGGATAAGTCGTTCACTCAATCAAATTTGCCAGAGGCCAGTATTATGATGGCTAGGGAGATGATCCGAGGCGGATACGAAATAGGAAAAGGTCTTGGGAGGGAATTGCAAGGAATTTTGGAGCCAATAGAGATCCCGACGCAGAAGGATACATTTGGACTGGGATTTCATCCAACTGCTAAGGATAGAAAGGAAATGCAAGCTCGGAAACAAGCCGAAAAGAAGGGCAAGCAAACTGCCTTATATATCCCTCCGCTATATCACATTTTTCCTCGTCCATCGGAGGTGATTATGCCTGAAACGAAGAATCCTGTGGAGGAGATTGAAGTGGACCTGTCTCAGCTATTTGTCGGGGCTACTTGTGAGGAGGAGCCATTAGAGACTGCAGAATTTTTGCCAATTACCGAAGGAGCTATTCAGAACTGGACTGCTGattatcttccctctcgaagggaatttcg ATGGCCACAAATAAAATCctttgaccctttggatgtcACCATTTTGGAATTCGATGGCTGCAATCTCGATATCTCTCATGAGCTTGAAATCATGCAATCTGAAATTCAAAGCGAGAGCGATACCGAGGAAGAATTTGAGTCTATTTCAAGGGATTTAAAACAGTATGAAGAGAAACCCAAACCCAACTTAGAAGAAACAGAAATCATCAATATTGGCACTAAGACGGAGGTTAAAGAAGTTAAAGTCAGCATTCATCTGAATAGGAAACAAAAGGAGGAAATGATTGAATTCTTAATGTTTTTTCAAGATGTGTTCGCATGGTCATACGATGATATGTCAGGGATCTCTACGGACATAGTGGTTCACAGGTTGCCAACCAATCCAAATTTTTTACCTGTAAAACAGAAACCACGtaaattcaaaccagaaatgAGTCTCAAAATAAAGGAACAAATTGTGAAGCAGCTCAATGCTAAGATAATCATGGTGTCTCATTATCCCATCTGGTTATCGAATCCTGTGCCAGTGCCTAAGAAATCTGGGGAGGTGCGAGTGTGTGTTGATTACAGAGATCTGAACAAGGCCAGTCCGAAAGACGATTTTCCTTTGCCAAACATTCATATTCTTTTGGACAATACTGCTGGACACGAAATTGAATCTTTTGGTGATTGTTTTGCTGGGTATCAtcaaattttgatggcagaagaaGACAGAGAGAAAACCTCTTTTATCACCCCATGGGGAACCTTTTGTTATAGAGTGATGCCTTTCGGGTTGAAGAACGCTGGAGCCAcctatcagaggaccatgactaCCCTGTTCCATGACATGATTCACAAAGAGATGGAGGtctatgtggatgatatcataattAAATCCAAGAAGATTGAggaccatttggttgatttaaAGAAGTTGTTTGAAAGATTGAGGAAGTATAATTTGAAGTTGAACCCTGCGAAATGTGCTTTTGGAGCTCCGGCTGGTAAATTATTGGGTTTTATTGTTAGTAAAAAGGGTTTAGAGATAGATCCTGCAAAAATagaagcaattcgagatatgcccattccaaaaagtcaaaaagatgtGAAGAGTTTTCTTGGAAAGATCAATTTCATTGGCCGATTCATTGCACAGTTAACCTCTACCTGTGAGCCTTTGTTCAAACTGTTGAAAAAGAATGCGCCGATGGATTGGAATGAAGATTGTCAGCTGGCTTTTGATAAGATCAAGAATTATTTGTTAAATCCTCCGGTCTTAGTGCCACCTCAGCCAGGGAGACCTCTGATTATGTATTTGTCTGTTCGTGATGAGGCTGTCGGATGCGTTCTGGGACAGCATGACGAGTCTGGAAGAAAGGAGCAAGCCATCTACTATCTGAGCAAGAAATTTACAGCATATGAGGCCAACTATTCTTTCCTCGAGAGAAGTTGTTGTGCTTTAGCATGGGCAGCTCAGAAGTTGAGACATTATTTGCTCGGTTATACCACTTACTTGATTTCCCGTTCTGATCCTCTAAAATACCTATTGGAAAAGTCGATGCCCACGGGACGTATGGCTAAGTGGCAAATGATCCTTTCCGAGTTCGATATTGTCTTCACAACACAAAAGGCAGTCAAGGGTCAAGCCATAGCAgatcatttggcagaaaatccaaGAGATGATGATTACCAGCCGTTGCATACCTACTTTCCTGATGAAGAAATTCTGTTCGTTGGAGCAGTTGAGGACATGAGTGAGCAGTATCCTGGATGGAGGTTATTTTTCGACGGTGCGTCAAACTCTtttggagctggaattggagcagTTTTAGTGTCGCCTGAAGGGAAACATTATCCTGCTACCGCCAAATTACAGTTTCCTTGTACCAACAACATGGCTGAGTATGAAGCCTGTatttttggattgaaaatgGCATTGGACATGGAAATCAAGGACCTGATAGCATTCAGTGATTCTGATTTACTTGTGCACCAGACGCTTAAACAGTGGGTAACTCgggattcaaaaattatgttgTATCATTGTAACTTGCTTAGTTTGGCCAGCAAATTCAGGAATTTGGAACTCAGACATATTCCCCGCACTCGTAATGCCTTTGCTGATGCTTTAGCTACTCTGTCTTCAATGATCCAACATCCAGATGAGCTGGTGATTGAACCTATACAGATCCAACTTCAGAATGGGCCAGCGCATTGTCTGGTTACAGAAAGGGTCACTGATGGTCGCTCTTGGTACAAGGATGTTAAGGAATTCATGAAAACGGGATCCTACCCTCCTGATACTGATTCTGTTGCAAAAAGTTTCTTACGCAGAATGTCATCAAGATTCTTCTTGAATGGAGAAGTGCTATACAAGAAAACATCTGATTTGGGCCTTTTGAGATGCATCAATGAAGAGGAAGCCgattatatgatgaaagaaatgCATAGTGGGGTCTGTGGGCCACACATGAATGGGCATCTACTGGCTAAGAAGATCATGAGAACAGGATATTTTTGGCTTACCATGGAGCATGACTGTGTAGATTTTGTTAGAAAGTGTGTTAAATGTCAAATGCATGGTGATGTTATACGTGCTCCTCCTACGGAATTGCATAGTATGACTGCTCCATGGCCATGTTCGATCTGGGGAATGGATGTGATCGGAACTATTgatcctcctgcttcaaatgggCATCGATTCATTTTAGTGGCGATTGAATATTTCACCAAGTGGGTTGAGGCCGCGTCCTATAAGCATGTGACTAAGAAAGTGGTGGCGGATTTTTTGAGAAATAATATCATCTGTCGTTTTGGGGTACCAGAAACGTTGATCACTGATAATGCCAAAAACCTCAACAATGATATGGTGGATGGATTATGTGAACAGTTCAAGATCAAACATCGAaattctgccatttataggcctcagatgaatggagccgtTGAAGccgcaaataaaaatttgaaaaagatcaTTCGTAAGATGACTGAAGCACACCGGGATTGGCATGAGAAGCTGCCTTACGCATTGATGGCCTACAGAACTACCATCAGAACTTCTACTGGTGCAACTCCTTACTCTCTTATGTATGGGATGGAAGCAGTACTACCTGCagaagttgaaattccttccttgCGCATTCTGATGGAAGCTCAGATAGAAGAAGCTGAATGGGTCAGAGAACGTCAAGAGCAGTTGtctctgattgatgaaaagagGTTGAATGCCGTGTGTCATGGACAATGTTATCAGCAACGAATGGCtcgggcttacaacaaaaaagtcaaACCCCGtttgtttgaagttggagataagGTTTTGAAACGGATTCTTCCAATGCAAGATGAGGCTAAAGGGAAGTTTGCTCCCAATTGGCAAGGACCATTCATTGTTAAGAAAGTGCTATCCGGAGGAGCACTTATTCTTATGGAAATGGACGGACAAGTTTTTCCCCAACCAATCAATGCAgacatgtgcaaaaagtttttcatttga
- the LOC140005315 gene encoding uncharacterized protein encodes MTITIEEVAGFLNLPIQGTAVVLPLVSNKAEFCRFTGLKESVLQGADQNIEAKFLFDRFALRDGFERHRGDFSFTSKETWNRKRVCVYGLVMTGTFFFPRKDKKIAFKLTRILYDLFLGINDRPCSIIPTILADIFIACTTCQKGKKFFCGSNLILHIWGMEHFMRRPAISSSLPMFAYNWITTHHKRINRDSLPCNASEFVDFLKNVTDQNIRWVLDWTDCTKPILRTQASEFILLLGTQGITAYAPKRFLRQLGRTQEIPPVLDMSEVTIIFNWGMCPNQIPMKDRIIDAWVTLSDDVSFRYIPELKQKGLTTSQYEDWVGGSAAQEIQDEPFEEVKKLKAIIEAKDKEILQLSKSAEAYKGMAEQSKQLYENERGRRQELKRKCAELYDQTECVRIPYARETKDSVLDRFRSFGNLVRNRLRDMM; translated from the coding sequence ATGACCATAACGATTGAGGAAGTCGCCGGATTTCTCAATTTGCCGATTCAAGGAACTGCCGTGGTATTGCCGCTAGTATCTAACAAAGCTGAATTTTGCCGTTTCACTGGGTTAAAGGAATCAGTACTACAAGGGGcagaccaaaatatagaggcgaAGTTCTTATTTGATCGATTTGCGCTAAGAGATGGTTTTGAGAGGCATCGAGGGGACTTCTCGTTTACTTCCAAGGAAACGTGGAATCGAAAGAGAGTCTGTGTATACGGTTTAGTCATGACGGGAACCTTCTTTTTTCctagaaaagataaaaagatagCCTTCAAGCTCACTAGAATCCTGTAtgacttgtttcttggaatTAATGATAGGCCGTGTTCCATTATTCCTACCATTTTGGCCGACATCTTCATAGCCTGCACTACCTGtcagaaagggaaaaagtttttttgtggttcaaatttGATCTTACATATATGGGGAATGGAGCATTTCATGAGACGACCGGCTATTTCATCAAGTCTACCAATGTTCGCATACAACTGGATAACCACACATCACAAGAGGATTAATAGAGACAGTCTGCCGTGCAATGCATCTGAGTTTGTGGATTTCTTGAAGAACGTGACTGATCAAAATATTAGATGGGTGTTGGATTGGACCGATTGTACTAAACCCATTCTTCGCACCCAGGCATCCGAATTCATTCTCTTACTGGGTACTCAAGGGATTACTGCCTACGCCCCAAAAAGGTTTCTCAGACAATTAGGGCGTACCCAAGAAATACCACCCGTGCTTGACATGAGCGAAGTCACCATTATTTTTAACTGGGGAATGTGCCCAAATCAAATCCCTATGAAAGATCGGATTATTGACGCTTGGGTGACGCTATCTGATGACGTGAGTTTTAGATACATCCCAGAGCTCAAGCAAAAGGGTTTGACGACTTCACAATACGAAGACTGGGTAGGAGGATCCGCTgcgcaagaaattcaagatgagCCATTTGAGGAggtgaaaaagttgaaagccATTATCGAAGCAAAGGATAAGGAAATTCTGCAGTTAAGTAAGTCTGCCGAAGCATATAAAGGGATGGCCGAGCAAAGcaagcaattgtatgaaaatgaaCGAGGAAGGCGTCAAGAGCTGAAAAGGAAATGTGCAGAATTATATGACCAAACTGAATGTGTTAGAATTCCATATGCTAGGGAAACAAAGGACTCTGTATTAGATAGGTTCAGAAGTTTTGGCAATCTTGTACGGAATCGTCTTCGTGAcatgatgtaa